Below is a genomic region from Azoarcus sp. KH32C.
CTGGATGCTGCGGTTCATCGCCCAGAAGTCGACGATGTCTCCCACCATGTACAGGTATTCCGACGGATGCTCGCGCAGGAATTCGAGCAGCGGTTCGGCTTGACAGGCGCGCGTACCGAGGTGCACGTCGGAGATGAATACGGAGCGGACCTGTGGCACGACCAGCCTCCTATCTCACCGTCGCCTTGAAGGACAGGAAATCACTTCCCCAGGCCGGCCCCTCGTTCACCACGCCTTGCAGCGCCGCCGCGAAGCGGTCGTGGATGCGTTCCCAATCGAGCATGCGGCTGCGCGTGCAGCCCGATTCCGCGAGCGCTCGGCGCAGCGCCGGGTCCTCGGCCGCGCGGCAGGCTTCGCGCACGAAAGCGGCTTCGTCGCCCGGCGGTGCGACCAGGCCGTCGCGCCCGGCGCGGATCACCTCGGCCGCCGCCGCGCAGTCGTACGCGACCACGCACAAGCCGCTCGCCATCGCCTCCAGCGTCACGTTGCCCCAGGTCTCGGAGAGGCTCGGGAACAGGAAGAGGTCGCCCGACGCATAGTGCGCCGCGAGATCCGCACCGGTGCGCATGCCCGCGAAGATCACGTCGGGACGGCTATCCTGCAGCGACTTGCGCAGCGGTCCGTCGCCGACGATCACGAGCCGCGCATCCGGCCGCTTGGTCCGGGTCGCGTCGAAGGCGGCGAGCACCAGCGGCAGATTCTTCTCCGGCGCGACGCGGCCGACATACACGGCCACGAGCCCGTCTTTTCCGACGCCCCAGGCTTCGCGCAACGCACGGCTGCGCCGCTCGGGGTTGAAGAGCAGGGTATCGACCCCGCGCGCAATCACTTCCACCCTGCGGTAGCCGCGCGCCCGCAGATCCTGCGCGATCGCCCGCGACGGCACGAAGGTCACGGCCGTGCGGTTGTGCATGCGCTTCAACCACGCCGCGACCGGGCGCTCCAGCCAGCCGACACCGTAGTGCGAGCTGTAGTTGTCGAATCGCGTGTGGAAATCAGAGGTGACGGGGATGCCGAGCCGCGCCGCCGCCGACACCGCGGACCAGCCGAGCGGCCCTTCGGTCGCGACATGCACCAGGTCGGGCCGCTGGCGCGACCACAGACGGAAGAGCCTCGCGCGCGCCGGCAAGCCGAAGCGCAGTCCGTCGTACTTGGGAATCTTCATCCCCGGCGACAAGACTTCCTGAAAGCCGGGCTGATCGGCCGCCTGGTCCGAGAGCGTTTGCTTCGGGCGCACGAGCTGCACGCGATGCCCGCGAGCGATCAGGCCATCGACCATCCGGCCGAGCGTCATCGCAACGCCGTTCACCTCCGGCGCCCAGGTTTCGGTCACCAGGGCGATCCGCAAGGAGGGCCGCAGGCAGCGTTCTTCGGTCACGAAATCGACGTCTTTCATGAACCCGAAGGCTAGAAGACGGATACGAAATATTCGTGACCGATCGGTGAAGCCTGTGTTACATCTTGGGCATGAAGATTTCAGCCCGCCTCTCCCTCACCGCCCTCACGCTCGCCGCCACGCTGGCTGCCGGATGCAGCCGCCTCACGGTCGAGAACTACGACAAGATCCGCGTCGGCATGCGCTACGACGAGGTCAAGCAAGTGCTCGGCGCGCCGGACAAGTGCAGCGACGTCCTCGCGGTCAAGACCTGCAAGTGGAGCGACGACAACCGCCACATCCAGGTGAACTTCGTCGCCGACCAGGTGGTGCTGTTCACCTCCGAGAACCTGCGCTAACGAGTCTCCGGGCACCCACCCGTGCCCCGGGGGTCGAGGCCGGGCGCCCGCGTGTCCGGCTGATGTAACTGTCGGTTCTGTGCCGATTGCACCGCCGGGTGCGGTCGTCTCCGGCCACGCATCCCCAGCGCGCTGATCGCCAGCAGCGCGACCGCGATCAACAGCATGCCGGTCCCTTCGGCCAGAGACGGGCGTTCGCCCAGCTCGATCCAGCCCGCCAGCACGCCGATCGCCGGCACGGCGAGCGACGACAGCCCCGCCATCCCCGCCGGCAGCCGATCGAGGACGTACAGCCACAGGAGCCACGCGAGGCCGGTGGCGAACAGCGCGCAGTAGACCAGCGCACCGACGAAATAGGGAGTTACCTCCACCGGACGCGACGGCACCAGCCACGCAACCGCACACAGCACGAGCGAACCGAGCAGCATCTGCCACGCAGTCAGCGACAGCAGATCGACCTCCGCCCCCGCACGCAGCCGTTTCGCGACCACCGCACTCGCTGCCCATGCAGAGCCCGCGACCACGCCGAGCACGGTGCTCATCGCACTTCCGTGCATCTCCCACGGCTCGAGCACGAGCAGCAGCCCTGCCAGCGCCACGCCGTTCGCCAACCACTGGGCACCGCGCATGCGCTCGCCGAGGAACATCCACGCCATCGGCATCAGCCAGAACGGCATCGTGTAGACGAGCACCGCCGTCTTGCCGGCCCCGCCGCTGACCAGCGCCCACTGGATCATTCCGGTGAAGGCCGCCGTCTGCAGCAGGCCCAGCCACAGCGTCGGCAGCGGCGCGACCAGGCGCAGCGAACGGCGTCGAACCGCCAGCACGGCGAAGAGCGCCAGCGCGCCGATCAGCGTGCGTAACGCGGAGAAATCGAAGGGACCGACGTAGCGCATCACCTGCTTCATGACGACCCAGTTGTAGCCCCAGATCACGGACATCAGGACCATGGCTGCGCTGGCGAGAAGCAGGCTTCGGTTGCGGTTCATCGGTGGGCGTCCGGCAATGGGTAAGCGAGGTTTGCGAGAGGGTTGGCGAAGAGCGGGCCGGGAAGCCGGCCACTGACATGTCAGCTAAAACATCATTGTAAGCAATTTACTCCATTTTTTGCCGACAAACCTTTTACAAACCGTAAATAACTCCATGTTGAGCTAATGCAGCCTATCGACCCTGTCGGCTGGCGGTCGTTCCGGTCAGGTCACCGGTCAACCCGCACGCACCGTTTCGAGGCTTTTCAAGGCCCCAACTTGGACACCAACGCACACTAACGGTGCGCATTGCACAGTCAAATGCACCACTACCGTGCCTCTCGCGCCGCATTTTCGTGCATTGATTTTGTAACTGATTGATTTTACGCACTACTAAATCTGGCACATCCGTTGCTTTTACGCACCAGTTCAGCCACTGGAGCACATTAATGGAGCAGTTCAAGACCTCTGCGGATGTCCTTTTCGTATTGCTGGGCGCCATCATGGTGCTCGCAATGCACGCAGGCTTCGCTTTCCTCGAAGTCGGGACCGTCCGCGACAAGAATCAAGTCAATGCGCTGGTAAAAATCCTCAGCGACTTCGCGATGTCGACCGTCGCTTACTTCGCCATAGGCTACGGCCTCGCCTACGGCACGACCTTCTTCGTCGGCGCCGACAAGTTGGTTGCAGACTCGGGCTACGAGCTGGTCAAGTTCTTCTTCCTGCTGACCTTTGCCGCGGCGATTCCCGCGATCATCTCGGGCGGCATCGCCGAGCGCGCGCGCTTCGTCCCCCAGCTCATCGCCACCTTCTTCATCGTCGGCTTCCTCTACCCCTTCTTCGAAGGCGTGATCTGGAACGGCAACTTCGGCTTCCAGGACTGGCTGGAATCGGCCTTCGGCGCCAAGTTCCACGACTTCGCCGGCAGCGTCGTCGTGCATTCCTTCGGCGGCTGGATCGCGCTGCCTGCGGTGCTCCTGCTCGGTGCCCGCCGCGGCCGCTACCACAAGAACGGCGCCATCGCTGCGCACCCGCCCTCAAGCATCCCCTTCCTCGCGCTCGGCGCGTGGATCCTCGCCGTGGGGTGGTTCGGCTTCAACGTGATGAGCGCGCAGCGTCTCGAAACCGCCAACGGCCTCGTCGCGATCAACTCGCTGATGGCGATGGTCGGCGGCACGCTTGCGGCGCTCGCCGCCGGACGCAACGACCCGGGCTTCGTCCATAACGGCCCGCTCGCCGGCCTCGTTGCAGTCTGCGCGGGCTCCGACCTGATGCACCCGATTGGTGCGCTCGTTGTCGGCGCGATCGCGGGCGTGCTCTTCGTCCAGTTCTTCACCTTCGCGCAGAACCGCCTGAAGATCGACGACGTACTCGGCGTGTGGCCGCTGCATGGGCTGTGCGGCACCTGGGGCGGCATCGCCGCCGGCATCTTCGGCAGCCAGTCGCTCGGCGGCATCGGCGGCGTGAGCCTCGGCGCGCAGACCGTCGGCACCCTCGCCGGCATCGTCATCGCGCTGATCGGCGGCGCTGTGATCTACGGCGTCATCCGCGCGACCGTCGGCATCCGCCTCGACCCCGAACAGGAATACATGGGCGCCGACCTCGCACTCCACAAGGTATCGGCGACGCCGGAACACGAAACCTCGTGGTAAGGCGTTTGCAAGACGCAATTAAGTGAAAATGGCGCGGCCGAGGTCGCGCCATTTTCTTTGCGCAATACCCCGTCCGGTCTCGTCGCGGAGGGTCGCGCCGCTGTGGCTGAAAAACGCCTATCATTCGCGCACGCTGCCCAGACGCCCAACGGCCCGCTTCATGCAACTCGATCTGTTCGCCGACAGCCGCGGCGCCATCCTCCGCACCAAGCTCCTCGACGCACTGCGTGCCCGCGACCGCGCGGCCGGGCGCAAGGCGTGCGCGCGGCTCGCCGCCGAGTCTCCGCAGGACGCGCTGCTCGCCCCTGCGACGCTGCTGCTCGACCAGCTCGGGCGCCGTCTCCGGCCTTTCAACGACGCGCCCGCCGCTCAACGGGCGATCGACCGCATCGAGCGTGAAGTCGCTCCGGCCGCCCTGCAGGTGTTCGGTCCGGCGAAGGCCGACGAGTGGTTGGCTCCGCTCTGGCTGGCGCTCGCCGACGCGATGGCGGCGCTGCCCTTCGATCCCGAGGCCCCCGACGCGCACGCCGCGGGCGTCCTTGTCCGCATGCGCCAATGGCAGCGGGCGCGCGCGGCCGCCGAAACGATCGCCTCCTGGCGCAGCTTCCCGCGGCCGCTGTCGTGGATGAGCCGCATCACGTTCGAGCTCGACGGCCTGGAAGCCGCCTGGCCGCTGCTCGCCGAGCTCGCCTGGCTCGATCCGGCGGGCTTCGCCGCCCTCGCCCGCGGTATCGCGGCGCCTTCGCTGGCGCGTCTGCTGCGCGAGTTCGACCGCGACTTCGTCGCCGGCGACGACACCGATTTCGCCTGGTTTCCCGCGTGGGCGCAACTCGCCGACCCGGGGCTCGCATCCGCCCTGCGCGACGCGCGGACTTGCGAGAACGGAGCGCCCGAGCAGGCCGCGCGGACGGTCATGCAGCTGCTGAACCTCGAACGCCAGGGCCGCCAGTATGAAGCCGCCGCCAAGCAGAAGGCGCTGCGCGGCCTGCACGAAGAATTGTTCGCACGCTACATGGCGACGCGAGGCTGACGTCGATCTGTCGGCTTGCCCCGACCTCATTCGAAAACTATCCTGAAAGCATAGAGAGCGTCGTCATCCATCTGGAATCGGCCATGCGCGCAATGCTTCTGGATGCCTCCCATTCGCCGCTGCGGCTCGCGGAGCTCGCCCGCCCCCAGCCGGGCGCCGGCGAAATTCTGCTGAAAGTCGAGGCCTGCGGCGTGTGCCGCACGGACCTTCACCTGGTCGATGGCGAGCTGCCGAACCCGCGGCTGCCCATCGTGCCGGGCCACGAGATCGTCGGGCGGGTGGTCGCGCTTGGCGAAGGTGTGCACGACGTCGCCATCGGGCAGCGCGTCGGCGTCCCCTGGCTCGGCTGGACCTGCGCGAGCTGCGAATATTGCCGCCGCGGCCAGGAAAACCTCTGCGACTCGGCGCGCTTCACCGGTTATCAGATCAACGGCGGCTATGCGGAATACACCGTCGCCGACCATCGCTTCTGCTTTCCCCTTCCCGAATCGCAATCCGCAGCGGAGCTCGCGCCGCTGCTCTGCGCCGGGCTGATCGGCTACCGCGCCTTGCGCATGGCGGGCGACGCGCGCCGAATCGGCATCTACGGCTTCGGCGCGGCCGCCCATATCCTCGCCCAGGTGCTCGCTTTTCAAGGCCGAGAGTTCTTCGCGTTTACCCGGGCGGGCGACACCGAGAGCCAGGATTTCGCGCGGCAACTCGGTGCCGCGTGGGCAGGACGCTGGGACGAGCCTCCTCCGGCCTTGCTGGACGCCGCCCTCATCTTCGCGCCGGCCGGCGAACTCGTCCCCGCGGCGCTGCTCCGCGTCAGGAAGGGCGGAACGGTCGTCTGTGCCGGGATCCACATGAGCGACATTCCGTCCTTCCCCTACAGCCAGTTGTGGGGCGAACGGGTCCTGAGATCGGTCGCAAACCTGACGCGCGAGGACGGCCAGCTTTTTTTGAGTATTGCTGCGCAGGCGCCGATCCACACACACATCCAGCCCTTTGCGCTCGAGCACGCCAACGAAGCGCTCGATGCACTCCGCAAGGGGAAGATCCAGGGAGCCGCGGTGCTGGTGCCGACTTGAATCGGGGCGCACACTCTTCTTCGTCGGAGGCCAAAATCAAGCATGCCCTGGAACCCGGAACGCTATCCCCCGGCAATGCAGCATCTCTCCCCGCCGGTGCGGCAGAAGGCCATCGAGATTGCCAATGCATTGCTCGAACAGGGCTACGACGAGGGGAAGGCCATCCGGATCGCGATCGCGAAGGCCAAGGAATGGGCATGGCACCACCGCGCAGGAGGTCCTTGAATCTCCGGGCGTCGCGAGCGCGGCACTGACAAGCATCAATGCGGGCCGGCGCGTCCGGAGCTAATCTGAAAATGTGATGGGCGGCTCGGAGACTGTCATGAACGTCACCTTCTTTGGGGCAACCCGTGAAGTCACCGGCTCCTGTTTTCTCGTACAGACCGGACACTGGCGGATACTCGTCGATTGCGGCCTGATCCAGGGCAGCCGCGAACACGAGCGTCACAACCGCGCGCCCTTCCCCTTCTCGCCCCGGGATCTCGACGCAGTGGTCCTTACGCATGCCCACCTGGACCACTCCGGACGACTCCCCCTCCTCGTAAAGCAAGGCTTCGACGGGCCGATCTTCACCCAACGCGCCACCGTCGACCTGTGCGCGATCATGCTGGAGGATGCGGCCTACCTGCAGGAGAGGGAAGCCGAGTGGGAGAATCGAAAACGGAAGAATCCGCAACAGCGGGAGATCGAGCCGCTCTACGACACTGACGACGCGCGGCGAACCCTGAAGTCTTTCGTTCCCCTCGAATACCGGACACCGACCGAGATCCTCGGCGGCGTAGTGCTGACGCTCCGCGATGCGGGTCACATTCTGGGTTCCAGCATTGCCGAGTTGTCGCTCCGCGACGGCAATTCGTCCCGCACGGTGGTTTTTACGGGCGACCTGGGCCACCGCGACGCGCCGATCCTGTGCGACCCCGAACCGGTCGACAAGGCCGATCTGGTGGTCATGGAAAGCACCTACGGCGACCGCCTTCACCGCCCCTGGAACGAAACCTGGGCAGAGATCGGCGAGATCGTTCGCCGCGCCGACAGCGGGCGCGGCAACATCCTCGTTCCGGCCTTCGCCGTCGGCCGTACCCAGGAGCTGCTTTATACCTTCCATCAACATTTCGACGAATGGAAGCTCGGGAAATGGCAGATCTTTCTCGACAGCCCGCTGGCGATCCAGGCAACGGAGGTCTACGCCCGTCACGACAAGCTCTACGACGTCGATGCGCGACGGTGGCAGGCCAGGGGCGCGCAACCGTTTCACCTGCCCAACCTGAAAATCAGCCGCAGTACCGAGGACTCGATGCGGATCAACGAGATCGATTCGGGCGCCATCATCATTGCCGGAAGCGGAATGTGCACGGGAGGCCGAATCAGGTATCACCTGAAGTACAACCTCTGGCGGGAGAGCGCTCACGTCATGATCATCGGCTTCCAGGCCGCCGGCACGCTCGGGCGCGCACTGGTCGACGGGGCGCGGCACGTTCATCTATGGGGCGAGGAGGTCGAGGTGAAAGCGCACATCCACACGATCGGCGGCCTCTCCGCCCACGCCGACCAGGACGGGCT
It encodes:
- a CDS encoding glycosyltransferase family 1 protein; the encoded protein is MKDVDFVTEERCLRPSLRIALVTETWAPEVNGVAMTLGRMVDGLIARGHRVQLVRPKQTLSDQAADQPGFQEVLSPGMKIPKYDGLRFGLPARARLFRLWSRQRPDLVHVATEGPLGWSAVSAAARLGIPVTSDFHTRFDNYSSHYGVGWLERPVAAWLKRMHNRTAVTFVPSRAIAQDLRARGYRRVEVIARGVDTLLFNPERRSRALREAWGVGKDGLVAVYVGRVAPEKNLPLVLAAFDATRTKRPDARLVIVGDGPLRKSLQDSRPDVIFAGMRTGADLAAHYASGDLFLFPSLSETWGNVTLEAMASGLCVVAYDCAAAAEVIRAGRDGLVAPPGDEAAFVREACRAAEDPALRRALAESGCTRSRMLDWERIHDRFAAALQGVVNEGPAWGSDFLSFKATVR
- a CDS encoding lipoprotein, translated to MKISARLSLTALTLAATLAAGCSRLTVENYDKIRVGMRYDEVKQVLGAPDKCSDVLAVKTCKWSDDNRHIQVNFVADQVVLFTSENLR
- a CDS encoding DMT family transporter, which produces MNRNRSLLLASAAMVLMSVIWGYNWVVMKQVMRYVGPFDFSALRTLIGALALFAVLAVRRRSLRLVAPLPTLWLGLLQTAAFTGMIQWALVSGGAGKTAVLVYTMPFWLMPMAWMFLGERMRGAQWLANGVALAGLLLVLEPWEMHGSAMSTVLGVVAGSAWAASAVVAKRLRAGAEVDLLSLTAWQMLLGSLVLCAVAWLVPSRPVEVTPYFVGALVYCALFATGLAWLLWLYVLDRLPAGMAGLSSLAVPAIGVLAGWIELGERPSLAEGTGMLLIAVALLAISALGMRGRRRPHPAVQSAQNRQLHQPDTRAPGLDPRGTGGCPETR
- a CDS encoding ammonium transporter, which produces MEQFKTSADVLFVLLGAIMVLAMHAGFAFLEVGTVRDKNQVNALVKILSDFAMSTVAYFAIGYGLAYGTTFFVGADKLVADSGYELVKFFFLLTFAAAIPAIISGGIAERARFVPQLIATFFIVGFLYPFFEGVIWNGNFGFQDWLESAFGAKFHDFAGSVVVHSFGGWIALPAVLLLGARRGRYHKNGAIAAHPPSSIPFLALGAWILAVGWFGFNVMSAQRLETANGLVAINSLMAMVGGTLAALAAGRNDPGFVHNGPLAGLVAVCAGSDLMHPIGALVVGAIAGVLFVQFFTFAQNRLKIDDVLGVWPLHGLCGTWGGIAAGIFGSQSLGGIGGVSLGAQTVGTLAGIVIALIGGAVIYGVIRATVGIRLDPEQEYMGADLALHKVSATPEHETSW
- a CDS encoding zinc-dependent alcohol dehydrogenase family protein, with the translated sequence MRAMLLDASHSPLRLAELARPQPGAGEILLKVEACGVCRTDLHLVDGELPNPRLPIVPGHEIVGRVVALGEGVHDVAIGQRVGVPWLGWTCASCEYCRRGQENLCDSARFTGYQINGGYAEYTVADHRFCFPLPESQSAAELAPLLCAGLIGYRALRMAGDARRIGIYGFGAAAHILAQVLAFQGREFFAFTRAGDTESQDFARQLGAAWAGRWDEPPPALLDAALIFAPAGELVPAALLRVRKGGTVVCAGIHMSDIPSFPYSQLWGERVLRSVANLTREDGQLFLSIAAQAPIHTHIQPFALEHANEALDALRKGKIQGAAVLVPT
- a CDS encoding MBL fold metallo-hydrolase RNA specificity domain-containing protein; this translates as MNVTFFGATREVTGSCFLVQTGHWRILVDCGLIQGSREHERHNRAPFPFSPRDLDAVVLTHAHLDHSGRLPLLVKQGFDGPIFTQRATVDLCAIMLEDAAYLQEREAEWENRKRKNPQQREIEPLYDTDDARRTLKSFVPLEYRTPTEILGGVVLTLRDAGHILGSSIAELSLRDGNSSRTVVFTGDLGHRDAPILCDPEPVDKADLVVMESTYGDRLHRPWNETWAEIGEIVRRADSGRGNILVPAFAVGRTQELLYTFHQHFDEWKLGKWQIFLDSPLAIQATEVYARHDKLYDVDARRWQARGAQPFHLPNLKISRSTEDSMRINEIDSGAIIIAGSGMCTGGRIRYHLKYNLWRESAHVMIIGFQAAGTLGRALVDGARHVHLWGEEVEVKAHIHTIGGLSAHADQDGLVQWYGRIKGHPPVVLVHGEPQAMDTLQQRLQATFHSPVTAASFMQVVPL